TCCGGGCCTTCGCCGCCCAGGTCGGCGCCTTTGTCCGCGAACACGGGATCACCCGCATCGCCATCAAGAAACGCAGCAAGAAAGGCGAATTCGCCGGTGGCCCTACCACCTTCAAGATCGAGGGCGTGTTTCAGTTGCTGGACAATTGCGAGGTGACCCTGCTGTCGCCGCAGACCCTCAACGCCCAGCACAAGAAGCACGACTTCGCCCTGCCGGCGAGCCTCAACAAGTACCAGCACGAAGCCTACAAAGCGGCCTGCGCCGCCCTGTTCAAAAAATAACCCCAGGAGCCGGCTTGCCGTTGCTAACGGGTCTGCCAGCGTTAACGGGCACGAGTCAAGCCTGCTCCCGGCCACCGCCCGACTGACGCCGGTCTTCCCGCGGACAATTCACAAAACGCGCGCGGTAGCTGCGGGTGAAGTAGGACGGCGACTCAAAGCCGCAGGCGATGCTCACCTCCAGCACGCTCATGTCGGTCTGGCGCAGCAACTGCCGGGCTTTCTCCAGGCGCAGGCCGAGGTAGAAGTTGCTCGGGGTGTCGTTCAGGTGCAGGCGGAACAGCCGCTCCAGCTGGCGTCGGGTGACCTTGATCGACTCGGCCAGGGCCAGGGTGCTCAGGGGGGGCTCGCTGTGTTGCTCCATCTCGCCGATCACCTGCACCAGCTTCTTGTTGCTGATGCCGTAGCGGCTGGCGACTTCCATGCGCTGGTGATCCTTGCGCGGGCGGATGCGCCCGAGCACGAACTGCTCGCTGACCTGGATCGCCAGTTGCGGGCCGTGGGCCTGGGCGATCAGGTCGAGCATCATGTCGATGGACGCGGTGCCGCCGGCGCAGGTAATGCGCCGCCGATCGATCTCGAACAACTCCTGGGTCACGCTCAACTGCGGATAGGACTCCTTGAACGCCTCGATGGCTTCCCAGTGCAGGGTCACCCGGTGCCCCTCCAGCAGCCCGGCTTCGGCGAGGATCACGCTGCCGGTGTCAATGCCGCCAAGGGTCACGCCCTCCAGGTCCAGGCGGCGCAGCCAGTGCTCCAGGGCTGGCGTCAGGCACTTCAACGGTTCGAAGCCGGCCACCACCCACAGGGTCGCGCCCTTCTTCAGCGGCTCCAGGGCCGCGTCAACATTGACCGACATGCCGTTGCTGGCCAGCACCGCTCCGCCGTCGGTGCTGAGCACATGCCAGCGATACAGCTCGCCACGAAAGCGATTGGCCACCCGTAGCGGCTCGATGGCGGAGATGAAACCGATGGCGGAGAACCCCGGCATCAGCAGGAAATAGACATCCTGGGACATGCAACCCACTCCGGTGACGGCCAGCGTGGGCCCTGTGATACGCCAAATGCCCCCCAGCCACAAGGGGCCAGGTCGCTGCAGTGCAAGAGTCGGTCGCCGCTGTGCGTTTGCCGTCCGCGGCGCCTGCGTACCTTGAGCTCACCGACGCACCAAGACGTCGGAACCGACAATAACGACCTGCCGAGGGAACCCTCATGAAACGACTGATCAGCCGCTGTGTGCTTGCGCTTGGTGGTAGCGTTTTTCTGATGTCAGGGGCCATGGCCGCCGACGCCCCCAGTTGCCAGAACGTGCGCCTGGGCGTGGTCAACTGGACCGACGTGATCGCCACCAGCGCCATGACCCAGGTCCTGCTCGACGGCCTCGGCTACAAGACCAAGCAGACCAGTGCCTCGCAGCAGATCATCTTTGCCGGCATCCGCGACCAGCGCCTGGACCTGTTCCTCGGCTACTGGAACCCGCTAATGACCCAGACCATTACCCCGTTCGTCGAGGCCAATCAGGTCAAGGTCCTGGCCGAGCCCAGCCTCAAGGACGCCCGCGCCACCCTGGCCGTGCCCGCCTACCTGGCGGACAAGGGGCTGAAGACCTTCGCCGACATCGCCCGCTTCCAGAAGGAGCTGGGGGGCAAGATCTACGGCATCGAACCCGGCTCGGGGGCCAACACCCAGATCAAGGAAATGATCGCCAAGAACCAGTTCGGCCTGGGCCAGTTCCAGCTGGTGGAGTCCAGCGAGGCCGGCATGCTGTCGGCGGTGGCCCGGGCGGTTAAGCGCAACGAAGCCATTGTGTTCTTCGGCTGGGCGCCGCACCCGATGAACGTCAACTTCAAGATGACCTACCTCAGTGGCAGCCAGGATGCCCTGGGCCCGAACGAAGGCCAGGCCACGGTGTGGACCGTCACCGCGCCGACCTACGCCGAGCAGTGTCCGAACGTGCACCGGCTGCTGACCAACCTGACCTTCAGCGCCGAAGACGAGAGTCGCATGATGCAGCCGCTGCTGGATCACAAGGACGCCCTGGAATCGGCCCGACAGTGGCTCAAGGATCACCCGCAGGACCAGCAGCGCTGGCTGGAAGGGGTGACCACCTTCGATGGCAAGCCGGCCGCCGAACACCTGCAACTGACCAGTAAATAAACCACCCACACTCGCGCCCCGCAGCCCGCCCAGGGCTGCGCACGGCCACCCCACGCCCCCAGCAAACTGCCTGTAAGGAACCGCACCATGAACCACGACGTCATCATCACCTGCGCACTCACCGGTGCTGGCGACACGACCGCCAAGAGCCCCCATGTGCCGGTCACCCCGAAGCAGATTGCCGCCGCCGCGGTAGAGGCCGCCAAGGCTGGCGCCACGGTGGTCCACTGCCACGTCCGGGACCCGGCGACCGGCAAGTTCAGCCGGGACGTGGCGCTGTACCGCGAAGTTATGGAGCGGATTCGCGAGGCCGACATCGACATCATCGTCAACCTCACCGCCGGCATGGGCGGCGACCTGGAGATCGGCGCCGGCGAACGCCCCATGGAGTTCGGCCCCAACACCGATCTGGTCGGCCCCCTGACCCGCCTGGCCCATGTCGAGGAACTGCTGCCGGAGATCTGCACCCTGGACTGCGGCACCCTCAACTTCGGCGACGGCGACACCATCTACGTGTCCACCCCGGCCCAGCTGCGCGCAGGCGCCAAGCGCATCCAGGAGCTGGGGGTGAAGGCCGAGCTGGAGATCTTCGACACCGGCCACCTGTGGTTCGCCAAGCAGATGATCAAGGAAGGCCTGCTGGACGACCCGCTGTTCCAGCTGTGCCTGGGCATTCCCTGGGGCGCCCCGGCGGACACCACCACCATGAAGGCCATGGTCGACAACCTGCCGGCGGACGCGGTCTGGGCCGGATTCGGCATCGGCCGCATGCAAATGCCCATGGCCGCGCAGGCGGCGCTGCTGGGGGGCAACGTGCGGGTCGGCCTAGAGGACAACCTGTGGCTGGATCGCGGCGTGCTCGC
This genomic stretch from Pseudomonas sp. Os17 harbors:
- a CDS encoding GlxA family transcriptional regulator; this translates as MSQDVYFLLMPGFSAIGFISAIEPLRVANRFRGELYRWHVLSTDGGAVLASNGMSVNVDAALEPLKKGATLWVVAGFEPLKCLTPALEHWLRRLDLEGVTLGGIDTGSVILAEAGLLEGHRVTLHWEAIEAFKESYPQLSVTQELFEIDRRRITCAGGTASIDMMLDLIAQAHGPQLAIQVSEQFVLGRIRPRKDHQRMEVASRYGISNKKLVQVIGEMEQHSEPPLSTLALAESIKVTRRQLERLFRLHLNDTPSNFYLGLRLEKARQLLRQTDMSVLEVSIACGFESPSYFTRSYRARFVNCPREDRRQSGGGREQA
- a CDS encoding 3-keto-5-aminohexanoate cleavage protein, coding for MNHDVIITCALTGAGDTTAKSPHVPVTPKQIAAAAVEAAKAGATVVHCHVRDPATGKFSRDVALYREVMERIREADIDIIVNLTAGMGGDLEIGAGERPMEFGPNTDLVGPLTRLAHVEELLPEICTLDCGTLNFGDGDTIYVSTPAQLRAGAKRIQELGVKAELEIFDTGHLWFAKQMIKEGLLDDPLFQLCLGIPWGAPADTTTMKAMVDNLPADAVWAGFGIGRMQMPMAAQAALLGGNVRVGLEDNLWLDRGVLATNGQLVERATEILSRLGARVLTPAEGRQKMGLKQRG
- a CDS encoding DUF3010 family protein, with protein sequence MSICGIEIKGSEAIFALATLQDGTPQHLALATKKIALEDDDEAGNVRAFAAQVGAFVREHGITRIAIKKRSKKGEFAGGPTTFKIEGVFQLLDNCEVTLLSPQTLNAQHKKHDFALPASLNKYQHEAYKAACAALFKK
- a CDS encoding choline ABC transporter substrate-binding protein; the encoded protein is MKRLISRCVLALGGSVFLMSGAMAADAPSCQNVRLGVVNWTDVIATSAMTQVLLDGLGYKTKQTSASQQIIFAGIRDQRLDLFLGYWNPLMTQTITPFVEANQVKVLAEPSLKDARATLAVPAYLADKGLKTFADIARFQKELGGKIYGIEPGSGANTQIKEMIAKNQFGLGQFQLVESSEAGMLSAVARAVKRNEAIVFFGWAPHPMNVNFKMTYLSGSQDALGPNEGQATVWTVTAPTYAEQCPNVHRLLTNLTFSAEDESRMMQPLLDHKDALESARQWLKDHPQDQQRWLEGVTTFDGKPAAEHLQLTSK